The sequence taatgtttagtttcttgtcttattttttataaatagcaAGGATTAATTGTTTTTAGCTACTTTTTATAGTAGTCaagtatttttgataaaaaatgattttttttaatatgtgtgattataataaaacatcatataaaaaGAATCCgagtataatataaataagaTTACTAATATACAGCTGAccatttaaaacatataaaaaatattagagaatttagtttctttgcttgcatatattttttatatatggaaCATATCTATCTCTATAACTTTCTCTAAATTAAACTTTTGTACCAAAGTGGTTTTTCTCTAATGTATGTTTTATAATAGAGatcttatatttttagaaaagattataatgttataatgtaacattattttgtttccatatttaaTGATAGAAAAGGTCTcttatatttttactaaaataaatttttgctaaataaaatatagatgaATTCTATTATAGAAGGAAGGATACATTAAAGACaatctatttttataatagagtttccttattttttaaaaaatatagggaAATGAATAGAAATGTTCTAAAATATGAATGCTGGTTTAACTATTTTGTCTGCTTCACAAAGGTTGCTAAAAAAGAGACATCTGCTTCACAAGGAAGAtgatgaaaacaaaagaaaagttacATCCAATGGCTATATGAGAGACGGGCGAGAAACTACTGTAAGTCtgtaattcaattttttattgtatataatggtgttttaattttttttttgtggtcaaTAATGGTGTTTTATGTAAGAGTAGGTATAAATTGATTATTACAAGCTTTAGGATGTGACAATACAAATACATTATCAACCTTCTGTCTCTTTCTCTGTTCTTCTCTCTGATGGGCTTTTAATGCTGTCattatatcttgattttttcagaaacatataaagaaaagtAAGTTTTCAAAATGGAAGAAGTAGGCCTtgaccaaaaaagaagaagtaaatattgacaaaaaaaaaggaagaagtaAATAAGTAGTAGCAAGGGAACAACCCCAGAGAGaaagttagagagagaaaagcaGATCGGGTTGAGGGCTCCGACGTCCGGACGGTGCGTGAGCGCGCGTGCCGGCACCGGAGTCCCTCGATCTTCCGCCGAGTGATTTTCTACGGCTTCTCACACTTGTCCTCTCCCTATTGCATTGTCGGAGCTCTGGTCCGGGCCTTGGCCGTCGTCGTCACCTCCGGGGGTGACCCGTCACCAGTGGAGGCGCTGTGTTTGGAGTAACGACGCGAGCGGGTGGAGGATGGGGGTGGTGAAGCCGGTAGTTTCGAGTAGTCTTAGTTttccgggaggtggaggcttctAGAGCTCCATCGACGCCGGCCTTGTTACCGGGAGGCGGAGGCTTCCTCTGCTCCGCTTTCGCCGGCTCTTGTCTCCGGGGTGTGAAGGTTGTTCTGTGCCTTGCGTCGCCGGCTAGTGGTCTTCTATTTCCGGTTTTAggtttctattttagtttcgaGCGATGGCGGGTTGGTTTGGCCGGAGGAGCTCTCGTTGGAGGATGATTGACGCTTCCCGGCGGTAACTGGGTGATGGTTTGCGCTAAGCTTTCTCGTCGGTGGTGGTGTTTTAATAGTTACGGATTAGCTCTCCTTCTGCGATTGATGCTTTCCGATTTTAGAAACTCCGTCGTGAGGGCGTTAGCGGTGAAGATGTTGTGGAGCTGTTGAGCTTGGGTGGTTCCGGTGGATTGATCGATGAAGATGGCACCGGGGTTTCGATTGGTGCGGGATTCCGTCGTTGAGCGAAGCGGTTGTGCGTGAGAGCGGCGCCTCCGTTTTCTTTGCTAAGGTTTCCGTTTTTTTTTGGGCTTATGGACCCATGTTTGTGTGGAGTAGGGTTGCCTTTTTCTGGTTGGGTCTTGTAATAGTTGGGCTTGCCCCATattctaaataaaattattgagggaaaaaaaaaaataagtagtaGCCATGCCATGCATGCTTATTACCTATTCTTCAACGTTCAGAATGTCTAAGACAGAGAATCTCTTATACCAATATAGAAAGTGGGACAGGACGATTTAATCGTCTGGTTTATTTAATcgcaaaaaatatttactttttgtcAATTTGGAAGAACAAATTATTATCACACATGCAAGTAGTTATTCAAGTAACAACCATTTTCTTTATTGTGGAAGAGACCTGAATTGCTACTCTAGATCTCTGATTTTTGTTATTCATTTACAACTTTCTCTAGTTGATTAGAGAGTAGTTAGATACCTGGGATTAAAGTTTTAAGCCTATTAATAAATGTTGTATATTAGTACTATTACAATGTCTAATCTTGGATATTGGTCAGGTAAATTATGCATGCTTCTATAAGAATTGTTTTCAACCTTTCATTTACAGTAGTTTCTTGTTCTATTTATTGGGTTTCTATAGGTCCATATTCGGTTGGGCTTTGTTTCCAAATAATTATTGGATAACTCGAGTAGTCCACTtaaagaatttgaaaattttatgtaCAAAACAAGTGACGTTTATATATCATGACTTTTCCACTCTCTGCAAAATGTCCGTTCTTATTCAGAAATGAGGTTACATAGCACATGCTTTACGACTATGACGACTTGTAGTCAGGGCCATTTTGGTAATGTTGTATCACTCTTTATACACAAACTCACGCTAACACATTTTCTCTTTGTTGTATGCACTTGTCCAAAAGGAAAGCTTAAAGATTCCAAACTAACCAAGACGCAAAAACaagagagtgaagaagaagaaagaagatggTTTTTACTCCCTACCCAGATTTCCTCATTATCTTCAACTCCAAAGATGTTTCTCTTTCTCAACGTTTGGTAAGtaatctttctctcttttgttttcttaaaaaaaaaagatttcaacttTTTTCTCCAAAATTGCGTTTGTTGCTAGAATGTAGAATATTGTTTACACTTTTGATTTTAGTGTTCTGTTTAGCTCTTAACCTGACTCACTTCTTCTGCTTAGGGTTTGGTTCTGTTCCTGGTTTTGCAGTGGTCGGTTCTGTTTCTGCTCTCTTAGGGTTTAAGTCATCTTGTGTCTGGTCTCTTAAAGTTCGGTTCTTTTTACTGATCTCTTAGGATTTGGTTTTGTTCCTGATTTTCTAGGTTTTTGTTATGTTTCTGATCTTTTAGGATGTGGTGAAACATGACACCGTAGATATTACGATTCCTCTGTTCTTGATACCTCTTTTGTCACTAATTAACTGGagcatttgattttttttttgtttgctagGTACTCCCAAGTGATTACAGACAGTACTACCCAACGCCTCTCCCTCAGACAGCGGTTCTCAGGAAGCCAGAAGGAAACTTCTGGACCGTCAAATGGGCAATAAGTCAAGAGGAGGAGATTAGCTTCGGAGATGGCTGGTCTAAGTTTATCGCAGAGAATGATCCCATCGACGGAGACTTTCTGCAATTCTCTTACGATGGTTCCCGAAGCTTCTTGGTTAGCATTTTCAGGAATGGGCTCCCTGTGAAGCCAACAGCTCCTGTCACAATACAAGACATTtcagatgatgatgaggatAAAACAGCTGGTGATGGtgatgagaagaaagaagaagaagattatgaTCAGAACATGATCATTTCTCTTTCTTTGGGAAGTAGCGACGAAGACTACGATGCTGATAAAACGGTCAGTGAAGTTAACAAAGCTGATGGAACTTTAAAGAGAGGTAACAACACAACCTATATCTGTTTATGTTTTCATcgaaatatcataaaaatattgaacaTAGTATCATTATTTTATCAGGAAGTTCTTCGCAAAGGATACGTGCTCAATCCATTGGTGATCCGGAAATGTATCTTGATGATCCCAAGAACCCTTGCTTTATTGCAACGTCGTCGTCGTGTAGGCGTATGTTGGTAAATGATCTCCATCTtgagttttgtattttttattatttatcattttagtattaaatatgttttttttttgtatttgttgcTTTCAGGTGATTGCTATGCAAGTAATAAAAGACTATGACTTGAAGTTTGATGGCACGATCAAGTTCATCGATGGTTTTGGTGAATTAGAGGGAAAGATTGGAAACTGGAAAGATCGTGTTGTCGTTTACTCGTGGCAAGAAATCTATAACAGAAACCATGCAAAGCCCGGAGATGTGATCATATGTGAGATTCTACGTGAAGGAGGTGTTGTTCGATCCATCAAGGCTCACTTCGTTAAGAAATGATGTTTTATTTATGCGTCTCAAGACTTCAAAGAATTGGTGTTTATGTAATGTTAACATTCATCGTCTCTTTTAGGCTGTTGTGTTATCCTTTGTTCTCTCAGGATCTTGTTGAAAGTTGgtgtttgctttttttttgaacgttTTGTTAACTTGGTGTTTGCTTTTGGATTTAAGTTTTAAATGTTTGGTGTCGCATGTGTTATTAGAAATGCTGGAGTGTGCCTCAATATTACATTTCAGTAAAATCACACATCTATTAATCTATTCTAACCAGATCGGTTAGATTTGGTTTAAACTGGAAAGTACTTAAAAAGGTAAAACAATTAGGCAAGTTAATCTCTTACTATTATCAAGGAAGATAAAATAAGGAAAATGTCATGTTTAGTACTattactatgttatttatttaagaTACTGACCCCAAAAACCCAGATCAAAATAGACCCGACCAATGAAAACTGATTTATACCGGACTTTAAAACATGAATATCCAAAACTACAACTTAATggctatattttatttattttaatttatgatatagttgttgtattttttttgtgcaatcttcattattatttttctaacatTTTCAAGtaatatagaattttaaatgtcaaatttagagttttgaaatgtttagtttcaattattaatagtttgttttggttattttgtaaaattgtaGATAAATATGAAGAATTTTGGCTAAATTTTGATGAGGTTCGAGCACTTTGATTTGTTTGGTCTCAAATACCTGAATCTATTTGGATCTGCTATGTACCTgaaaattatatgtattttataagtattttagttatagatttagACCTAAAATGAATCGACCCTAACCAAAAAGATTTCCAAATACCTAGGCTCAAACTTGTAACCATCACAAGAATATTGGTAACTGATTGTAAAAGAACgaacataaataaatttataaaaaatgaaaggGAATTATTATTCTTTCATCATATTTAGTGAGGAAcaaatttgttattaatttttctacaataaaaagaatgaagagaaataaaaagaaaaattatgctTTATAAATggtaagaaaattagaatattaaaaaaatgacttattcttgggttcaccccctaggtgaaccaaccaataggattgtgtcaTTTTAGATtcattatcttttaaaaaaagaaacaaaatattattgaattatattatatttttaaaataaaaattatattaatcacaaaaagaagattttttaatcgcaaaaaaaaagaatttgtttttcaaaagtatttttaacgctgctaacaaatattaaaccctaaaccttaaaccctaaaccctaaacctttaggtaaaccctaaactcttgataaatcataaatcttaaagtttaagatttgatccaagaatttcggatttatccaagggtttagagtttacccaagggtttagggtttacccaagggtttagggtttaggattaggatttagggtttagtgttttgttgattgtgttaaaaatatttttttttaaattcgagaatttaaaatttatgaaagggtttaaggtttaccaaagggtttagggtttagatttagagtttagtgttttgtttatggtattatttttttttttgtaactactattatttttatttatttatactttttttaattttaaaaacgtaatataatttgacaatattttgttttctgttttaaaagatatcagatttaaaataactaaatcttattggtgaacccaaaaataatttttaaaaatccatTATTCCTCCTAATTATTTGGTCACTATTCATAGCCTGGATTTAAATGTTTAGGAACCGGATGATCCGGAACAGAAAGAAACCAGTCCAAACCTGACCCGAGGACTGGAATATCAAGGCTTTAGGGGTTTGTTTAGGCCTTATGGGCCCATATTGGCTGGGCTCTGTTCCAACTTCCAATTAATTCTTGAATAATTAATAGACTCGAATGGTCTATTTCAACAATTCGAgttcttttatattttgtacATACATTATGGGATTCCCTGGTGGTACAACTCTCTGCAAATATATCCGCTCTTATTCAGAGATgacgttacaaaataaatgCTTTACGACTATGACCACTTAAGCTGACCATGACTACTTGATCGGTtaagggcattttggtaattgtCAAGTCTCACTCTCTGTGAAGCCAAAAGCTCCTGTCACAGTACAAGACGtatcagatgatgatgatgatgatgatgatgaaccagcTGGTGATGATGATTATGA is a genomic window of Brassica napus cultivar Da-Ae chromosome A2, Da-Ae, whole genome shotgun sequence containing:
- the LOC106417578 gene encoding B3 domain-containing protein At5g57720, producing MVFTPYPDFLIIFNSKDVSLSQRLVLPSDYRQYYPTPLPQTAVLRKPEGNFWTVKWAISQEEEISFGDGWSKFIAENDPIDGDFLQFSYDGSRSFLVSIFRNGLPVKPTAPVTIQDISDDDEDKTAGDGDEKKEEEDYDQNMIISLSLGSSDEDYDADKTVSEVNKADGTLKRGSSSQRIRAQSIGDPEMYLDDPKNPCFIATSSSCRRMLVIAMQVIKDYDLKFDGTIKFIDGFGELEGKIGNWKDRVVVYSWQEIYNRNHAKPGDVIICEILREGGVVRSIKAHFVKK